Proteins found in one Pempheris klunzingeri isolate RE-2024b chromosome 6, fPemKlu1.hap1, whole genome shotgun sequence genomic segment:
- the LOC139202317 gene encoding guanine nucleotide-binding protein subunit beta-4, with product MSELEQLRQEAEQLRNQIRDARKACSDSTLSQITAGLDSVGRIQMRTRRTLRGHLAKIYAMHWGSDSRLLVSASQDGKLIIWDSYTTNKMHAIPLRSSWVMTCAYAPSGNYVACGGLDNICSIYSLKTREGNVRVTRELPGHTGYLSCCRFLDDNQILTSSGDTTCALWDIETGQQATTFTGHTGDVMSLSLSPDYKTFVSGACDATSKLWDIRDGMCRQSFTGHVSDINAVTFFPNGNAFGTGSDDATCRLFDLRADQELMMYSHDNIICGITSVAFSKSGRLLLAGYDDFNCNVWDTLKGERAGVLAGHDNRVSCLGVTEDGMAVATGSWDSFLRIWN from the exons ATGAGCGAGCTGGAACAGTTGCGGCAGGAAGCCGAGCAACTACGCAATCAGATCCGG GATGCCAGGAAAGCTTGCAGTGACTCCACTCTGTCACAG ATCACAGCTGGTCTGGACTCAGTGGGCCGGATACAGATGCGGACGCGACGCACTCTCAGGGGCCACCTGGCCAAGATCTATGCAATGCACTGGGGGAGCGACTCCAG GTTACTTGTCAGTGCCTCACAAGATGGAAAGCTAATCATCTGGGACAGCTACACGACAAACAAG ATGCATGCCATCCCTCTGCGCTCTTCCTGGGTGATGACATGCGCCTACGCCCCCTCTGGGAACTATGTGGCCTGCGGAGGCCTGGACAACATCTGCTCCATATACAGCCTGAAGACCCGCGAGGGCAACGTGCGCGTCACCAGAGAGCTGCCCGGACACACAG GTTACTTGTCCTGCTGTCGTTTCCTGGATGATAACCAGATACTGACCAGCTCTGGAGACACCACCTG tgcattgtgggacatAGAGACAGGCCAGCAGGCCACCACCTTCACTGGCCACACAGGGGACGTGATGAGTTTGTCTCTAAGCCCGGACTACAAGACCTTTGTGTCAGGAGCCTGTGATGCCACCTCCAAGCTGTGGGACATCCGTGATGGCATGTGCAGGCAATCGTTCACCGGCCACGTGTCCGACATCAACGCTGTCACC TTTTTCCCCAATGGGAATGCCTTTGGCACAGGCTCAGATGATGCCACCTGCAGGCTGTTTGACCTGCGTGCTGACCAGGAGCTGATGATGTACAGCCACGACAACATCATCTGCGGCATCACCTCTGTGGCTTTCTCCAAGAGTGGCCGGCTGCTCCTGGCGGGTTACGATGACTTCAACTGCAACGTCTGGGACACTCTGAAAGGCGAGCGTGCAG GTGTGCTAGCTGGTCATGACAACAGAGTGAGCTGCTTAGGGGTGACGGAGGACGGCATGGCCGTGGCCACCGGCTCCTGGGACAGTTTCCTCCGGATCTGGAACTAA